Proteins co-encoded in one Prescottella sp. R16 genomic window:
- a CDS encoding DUF4233 domain-containing protein: MSETPDTPENPEQGFRPPATDPWKGFRGVMAGTLVLEAIVVLLALPVVAVINSTGLTWFSGTYICVLALLMILGAGMQGRPWAMKFNLALQVLTILGFFIDVALGVIGLLFGAVWLYIVYLRKDITQRIERGLLPGQRD; the protein is encoded by the coding sequence GTGAGCGAGACGCCCGATACCCCCGAGAATCCCGAGCAGGGCTTCCGCCCGCCGGCCACCGACCCGTGGAAGGGTTTCCGCGGCGTCATGGCCGGAACCCTCGTCCTCGAGGCGATCGTCGTGCTGCTGGCGCTGCCGGTCGTCGCGGTCATCAACTCGACCGGCCTGACCTGGTTCTCCGGCACCTACATCTGCGTGCTGGCGTTGCTGATGATCCTCGGTGCCGGGATGCAGGGCCGTCCGTGGGCGATGAAGTTCAATCTCGCCCTGCAGGTGCTGACGATCCTCGGATTCTTCATCGACGTCGCGCTCGGCGTGATCGGTCTGCTGTTCGGTGCCGTGTGGCTGTACATCGTGTACCTGCGCAAGGACATCACGCAGCGGATCGAGCGGGGTCTGCTGCCCGGACAACGAGACTGA
- a CDS encoding translation initiation factor IF-2 N-terminal domain-containing protein, whose translation MADQAPPENVQNPTAEASADTGTTPVLPEKIRVHALAKMLGVTSKQVLAEAAALGTELRSAQSSLQREFAERIHAIMSAPASEQPPEAQREPAAQPEPEAQPEPEAAAEPVEKPAPRKRTRKKAAPKAEAPRAEEAVTESVPEPQPEPEAAAEPGQATETGGLFTDAELVSHKPQIQPAAPAVQAPLFLQPETPEAPAAESTPRRRRSRRAAAPAVTEEQQTEEQQTEAGVETPAAEAADRAEATEATDSTGTTESGESSETAETETAESEGGDHQRRRRRGRRGRGRGRGEQGADGTETDESDVPGTDETIEDTRATESTEGTETTESEESAEGTDAESTEGADAESGDTEESGEGTSRRRRRRRRRKGSAESADTAEDDGVTTVVHEREPRNKARVKDEVQGISGSTRLEAKRQRRRDGRDAGRRRPPILSESEFLARRESVDRVMVVREKTGGSNPAASTQVAVLEDGVLVEHFVTGSSSSSMVGNVYLGRVQNVLPSMEAAFIDIGRGRNGVLYAGEVNWEAAGLGGRERKIEQALKPGDQVVVQVSKDPVGHKGARLTTQISLAGRFLVYVPGGTSTGISRKLPDTERKRLKEILKEIVPADAGVIIRTASEGVSEEELSRDVTRLQAQWATIQEQADKAQAAKSGTPQSLYEEPDLLVKVVRDLFNEDFSKLVIEGEKAWNTVEGYIGAVAPDLLPRVERHDSAPGTPDVFETHRIDEQLAKALDRKVWLPSGGTLVIDRTEAMTVIDVNTGKFTGAGGNLEETVTRNNLEAAEEIVRQMRLRDIGGMIVVDFIDMVLESNRDLVLRRLTESLGRDRTRHQVSEVTSLGLVQMTRKKLGTGLVEAFSTTCEHCHGRGIIVQSEPIEVKSGDDGRGQSKESGGRRKRGKDRAAAAAPAEVTESHPHPTVEEAAVDATVKRAHPVALAMASHHDPEHAEHAEQADTAEPVSTEPIAAQVVAPIVAESEREPEPALEPEREPEVVSAPAADAAPAPRARRRSRRVSRAAAAPTAESGEKSDAGTVFVIPTPSPEPEAAPVTESAPAAEAAPAPATGPETAAGDGEPAVSRRPRRRRAAARPAGPPVDTEA comes from the coding sequence GTGGCCGACCAAGCGCCGCCCGAGAACGTGCAGAACCCGACCGCGGAAGCGTCGGCCGATACCGGAACCACCCCGGTGCTGCCCGAGAAGATTCGTGTCCATGCGCTGGCGAAGATGCTCGGTGTGACCAGTAAGCAGGTCCTCGCCGAGGCTGCCGCGCTGGGCACCGAGCTGCGCAGCGCGCAGTCCAGCCTGCAGCGTGAGTTCGCCGAACGCATTCACGCGATCATGTCCGCGCCGGCCTCGGAGCAACCTCCCGAGGCGCAGCGGGAACCCGCCGCTCAGCCGGAACCGGAAGCTCAGCCGGAACCAGAAGCGGCTGCCGAGCCGGTCGAGAAGCCGGCGCCGCGTAAGCGCACCCGCAAGAAAGCCGCGCCCAAGGCGGAGGCTCCCCGGGCGGAGGAGGCTGTCACGGAGTCCGTGCCCGAGCCTCAGCCGGAGCCGGAGGCTGCCGCTGAACCCGGACAGGCGACCGAGACCGGCGGCCTGTTCACCGATGCCGAGCTCGTGAGCCACAAGCCGCAGATCCAGCCGGCCGCCCCTGCCGTGCAGGCGCCGCTGTTCCTGCAGCCGGAAACCCCGGAGGCTCCGGCCGCCGAATCCACGCCGCGACGTCGCCGCAGCCGCCGGGCAGCGGCGCCTGCGGTGACCGAGGAACAGCAGACCGAGGAACAGCAGACCGAGGCCGGTGTCGAGACCCCGGCCGCCGAGGCTGCAGACCGCGCCGAGGCGACCGAGGCGACGGACTCCACCGGGACCACCGAGTCCGGTGAGTCCTCGGAGACTGCCGAGACGGAGACTGCGGAGTCCGAGGGGGGCGATCATCAGCGTCGCCGTCGCCGGGGCCGCCGGGGCCGGGGCCGGGGCCGCGGGGAACAGGGCGCCGACGGTACCGAGACCGACGAGTCCGACGTGCCCGGCACGGACGAGACCATCGAGGACACTCGAGCCACCGAGTCCACCGAGGGCACGGAGACGACCGAGTCGGAAGAATCCGCCGAGGGAACCGACGCCGAGTCGACCGAGGGAGCCGACGCCGAGTCCGGCGATACGGAGGAGTCGGGCGAGGGCACCAGTCGCCGTCGCCGTCGTCGCCGTCGTCGCAAGGGCAGCGCGGAGTCCGCCGACACCGCCGAGGACGACGGCGTCACCACCGTCGTCCACGAACGCGAACCGCGGAACAAGGCCCGCGTCAAGGACGAGGTGCAGGGCATCAGCGGCTCGACGCGGCTCGAGGCCAAGCGTCAGCGCCGTCGTGACGGACGCGACGCGGGACGCCGTCGCCCGCCGATCCTGAGCGAGTCGGAGTTCCTGGCCCGCCGCGAGTCGGTGGACCGTGTGATGGTGGTCCGGGAGAAAACCGGCGGCAGCAACCCGGCAGCGTCGACACAGGTCGCGGTGCTCGAGGACGGCGTGCTCGTCGAACACTTCGTGACCGGGTCGTCGTCCTCGTCGATGGTCGGCAACGTGTACCTGGGACGGGTGCAGAACGTGCTGCCCAGCATGGAGGCCGCGTTCATCGACATCGGCCGTGGACGCAACGGCGTCCTGTACGCGGGTGAGGTCAACTGGGAGGCGGCCGGTCTCGGCGGCCGGGAACGCAAGATCGAGCAGGCCCTCAAGCCCGGCGACCAGGTCGTCGTGCAGGTCAGCAAGGATCCGGTCGGGCACAAGGGTGCCCGCCTGACCACGCAGATCAGCCTCGCGGGCCGATTCCTGGTGTACGTGCCCGGCGGCACGTCCACCGGCATCAGCCGCAAGCTGCCCGACACCGAGCGCAAGCGGCTCAAGGAGATCCTCAAGGAGATCGTCCCGGCCGACGCCGGTGTGATCATCCGGACTGCGTCGGAGGGCGTCAGCGAGGAGGAACTGTCGCGGGACGTCACCCGGCTGCAGGCCCAGTGGGCGACCATCCAGGAGCAGGCGGACAAGGCGCAGGCCGCCAAGTCCGGCACCCCGCAGTCGCTGTACGAGGAACCGGATCTTCTGGTCAAGGTCGTCCGGGATCTGTTCAACGAGGACTTCTCGAAGCTCGTCATCGAGGGCGAGAAGGCGTGGAACACCGTCGAGGGCTACATCGGGGCGGTCGCCCCGGACCTGCTGCCGCGTGTCGAACGGCACGATTCCGCGCCGGGTACCCCGGACGTGTTCGAGACGCACCGCATCGACGAGCAGCTCGCGAAGGCACTCGACCGCAAGGTGTGGCTGCCGTCCGGCGGCACGCTGGTGATCGACCGCACCGAGGCGATGACCGTCATCGACGTCAACACCGGCAAGTTCACCGGTGCCGGCGGCAACCTCGAGGAGACCGTCACCCGGAACAACCTCGAGGCGGCCGAGGAGATCGTCCGGCAGATGCGTCTGCGGGACATCGGCGGCATGATCGTCGTCGACTTCATCGACATGGTGCTCGAATCGAACCGGGATCTGGTGCTGCGGCGTCTCACCGAGTCGCTCGGCCGGGACCGCACCCGGCATCAGGTGTCCGAGGTGACGTCGCTGGGCCTGGTCCAGATGACACGCAAGAAGCTCGGTACCGGGCTGGTCGAGGCGTTCTCCACCACGTGTGAGCACTGCCACGGTCGCGGCATCATCGTGCAGAGCGAGCCGATCGAGGTGAAGTCGGGCGACGACGGCCGTGGGCAGTCGAAGGAGTCCGGTGGCCGCCGCAAGCGCGGCAAGGATCGTGCTGCCGCGGCGGCACCCGCCGAGGTGACCGAGTCGCACCCGCATCCGACGGTGGAGGAAGCCGCCGTGGACGCCACGGTCAAGCGTGCGCACCCGGTGGCGCTCGCGATGGCCTCGCACCACGACCCCGAACACGCCGAACACGCCGAGCAGGCCGACACGGCGGAGCCGGTGTCGACCGAGCCGATCGCTGCGCAGGTGGTGGCGCCGATCGTCGCCGAATCCGAGCGCGAGCCGGAGCCCGCTCTCGAACCGGAACGCGAACCCGAGGTCGTCTCGGCACCAGCGGCCGACGCCGCGCCGGCACCGCGGGCCCGGCGGCGCAGCCGCCGGGTGTCCCGGGCGGCAGCGGCGCCGACGGCGGAGTCCGGGGAGAAGTCGGATGCGGGAACCGTGTTCGTGATCCCCACCCCGTCCCCGGAACCGGAGGCGGCTCCCGTGACGGAGTCCGCACCGGCCGCGGAGGCGGCCCCGGCGCCGGCCACCGGGCCGGAAACGGCGGCGGGTGACGGTGAACCCGCCGTGTCGCGGCGCCCCCGGCGTCGTCGCGCCGCGGCCCGCCCGGCAGGGCCTCCGGTGGACACCGAGGCCTGA
- the ndk gene encoding nucleoside-diphosphate kinase, with product MTERTLVLIKPDGVARGYVGEILSRIERKGLSIAAMEMRTAPNDVAATHYAEHEGKPFYPGLLEFITSGPLVAAVLEGPRAIAAFRQIAGGTDPVEKAVPGTIRADLALDGGQNLVHGSDSTESAEREIALWFPQLAQS from the coding sequence GTGACTGAGCGCACCCTGGTACTGATCAAGCCCGACGGCGTGGCCCGCGGCTACGTCGGAGAGATCCTCTCCCGTATCGAACGCAAGGGCCTGTCCATCGCGGCGATGGAGATGCGGACCGCGCCGAACGACGTGGCCGCCACGCACTACGCCGAACACGAAGGCAAGCCGTTCTACCCGGGCCTGCTCGAGTTCATCACGTCCGGTCCGCTCGTGGCCGCCGTGCTCGAGGGGCCACGGGCGATCGCCGCGTTCCGCCAGATCGCCGGCGGCACCGACCCGGTCGAGAAGGCCGTTCCCGGCACCATCCGCGCCGACCTGGCGCTCGACGGTGGACAGAACCTCGTCCACGGATCGGATTCCACCGAGTCCGCCGAACGCGAGATCGCCCTCTGGTTTCCGCAGCTCGCCCAGTCCTGA
- a CDS encoding GNAT family N-acetyltransferase has translation MPVRPVTRSDIRAVSVALADAFDDDPVMCWILPDPERRPAGMARLFGAEIRYHHLAGGGAELAYTDDGTIVGGALWDPPGRWKQSTLSSLLSLPTLALALGRQLRAGAEVDGALDAAHPTEPHWYLASIGTSTAGRGGGHGTALLNSRLSRCDADGLPAYLESSKEGNIPYYERFGFEVTGEIVIPNGGPTLWQMWRRPRDTGQR, from the coding sequence ATGCCTGTGCGTCCCGTGACCCGATCCGACATCCGTGCCGTCTCGGTGGCCCTCGCGGACGCGTTCGACGACGACCCCGTCATGTGCTGGATCCTGCCGGACCCGGAGCGCCGCCCGGCCGGCATGGCCCGCCTGTTCGGCGCCGAGATCCGTTACCACCACCTGGCCGGAGGGGGCGCCGAACTCGCATACACCGACGACGGCACGATCGTCGGGGGCGCACTGTGGGATCCGCCGGGACGGTGGAAGCAGTCGACACTGTCGTCGTTGCTGAGCCTGCCGACGCTGGCGCTGGCCCTGGGCCGGCAGCTGCGGGCCGGCGCCGAGGTCGACGGCGCACTCGATGCCGCGCACCCCACCGAACCGCACTGGTATCTCGCGTCGATCGGAACGTCGACGGCCGGCCGGGGCGGCGGCCACGGCACCGCACTGCTGAACTCGCGGCTGTCCCGGTGCGACGCGGACGGCCTACCCGCGTACCTGGAATCGAGCAAGGAAGGGAACATCCCGTACTACGAACGGTTCGGTTTCGAGGTGACCGGCGAGATCGTGATCCCGAACGGCGGGCCCACGCTGTGGCAGATGTGGCGTCGACCGCGGGACACCGGGCAGCGGTGA
- a CDS encoding folylpolyglutamate synthase/dihydrofolate synthase family protein yields MSTERPGDPGPVDLAELALVEAELDQRWPETKIEPSLTRISALMDLLGSPQRNYPAIHVAGTNGKTSVTRMIDALLTALHRRTGRTTSPHLQLATERISIDGKPIDVRTYIDTYREIEPYIRMIDAQSQAAGGPAMSKFEVTTAMAYAAFAEAPVDVAVVETGLGGTWDATNVIDAQVAVITPIGLDHVDYLGSDLASIAGEKAGIIAKGRDSGVEGMPGVDTVAIIAEQDPEAMDVLLRRAVEVDAAVAREGSEFRVLRRQIAIGGQQLELQGLGGVYDDIFLPLHGEHQARNASLALAAVEAFFGAGADRQLDADAIRAGFASVVNPGRLERVRSAPTVFLDAAHNPHGARALAAALSAEFDFRKLVGVVSVMGDKDVDGILDALEPIFDELVVTHNGSPRAMDVEDLANRAVARFGDERVVVAPTLADAIETAIGLAEEVAEPGEAVSGAGVVVTGSVVTAGVARSLFGKDPA; encoded by the coding sequence GTGAGCACCGAACGTCCGGGCGACCCCGGCCCGGTCGACCTGGCCGAACTCGCCCTCGTCGAGGCCGAGCTGGATCAGCGCTGGCCCGAGACGAAGATCGAGCCGTCGCTGACCCGGATCTCCGCGCTGATGGATCTGCTCGGGTCGCCGCAGCGCAACTACCCGGCGATCCACGTCGCAGGCACCAACGGCAAGACGTCGGTGACCCGGATGATCGACGCGCTCCTCACCGCACTGCACCGGCGTACGGGCCGCACCACGAGCCCGCACCTGCAGCTGGCGACCGAGCGGATCAGCATCGACGGCAAGCCGATCGACGTCCGCACGTACATCGACACCTATCGCGAGATCGAGCCGTACATCCGGATGATCGATGCGCAGTCGCAGGCCGCGGGCGGCCCGGCGATGAGCAAGTTCGAGGTGACCACCGCGATGGCGTACGCCGCGTTCGCGGAGGCTCCGGTCGACGTCGCCGTCGTCGAGACCGGTCTCGGCGGCACGTGGGACGCGACCAACGTGATCGACGCGCAGGTCGCGGTGATCACCCCGATCGGCCTGGACCACGTCGACTACCTGGGCTCGGATCTCGCGTCGATCGCGGGGGAGAAGGCCGGGATCATCGCGAAGGGCCGCGACAGCGGGGTCGAGGGCATGCCCGGCGTCGACACCGTCGCGATCATCGCCGAACAGGATCCCGAGGCGATGGACGTGCTGCTGCGTCGTGCCGTCGAGGTCGACGCCGCCGTCGCCCGCGAGGGATCCGAGTTCCGGGTTCTGCGCCGACAGATCGCGATCGGCGGCCAGCAGCTCGAGCTGCAGGGCCTCGGCGGTGTGTACGACGACATCTTCCTGCCGCTGCACGGCGAGCACCAGGCGCGCAACGCGTCGCTCGCGCTGGCGGCGGTGGAGGCGTTCTTCGGGGCCGGCGCCGACCGGCAGCTCGACGCCGACGCGATCCGTGCCGGTTTCGCGTCGGTCGTCAACCCGGGTCGGCTCGAGCGGGTCCGCAGCGCGCCGACGGTGTTCCTGGACGCCGCCCACAATCCGCACGGCGCCCGTGCCCTCGCCGCGGCTCTGTCCGCGGAATTCGACTTCCGCAAGCTCGTCGGCGTCGTCTCCGTCATGGGCGACAAGGACGTCGACGGCATCCTCGACGCCCTCGAACCGATCTTCGACGAACTCGTCGTCACCCACAACGGATCCCCTCGGGCCATGGACGTGGAGGATCTCGCGAACCGTGCGGTCGCCCGGTTCGGGGACGAACGTGTCGTCGTCGCGCCGACCCTGGCCGACGCGATCGAGACCGCGATCGGCCTGGCAGAGGAGGTCGCCGAACCCGGCGAGGCGGTGTCCGGTGCGGGCGTCGTGGTGACCGGTTCGGTCGTGACCGCGGGCGTGGCCCGCTCCCTGTTCGGAAAGGACCCCGCGTGA
- a CDS encoding valine--tRNA ligase, translating into MTSAPETPQNPADALPKSWDPSAVEADLYQGWVDAGYFTADATSDKPGYSIVLPPPNVTGSLHMGHALDHTLMDALSRRKRMQGFEVLWLPGMDHAGIATQTIVEKQLAADGKKKEDFGREAFIEKVWDWKRESGGTIQGQMRRIGDGVDWSRDRFTMDEGLSRAVQTIFKRLYDDGLIYRAERLVNWSPVLQTAISDIEVKFEEVEGELVSLRYGSLDDDEPHVIVATTRVETMLGDTAVAVHPEDERYKDLIGTTLEHPFTGRRIPIIADDYVDPEFGTGAVKITPAHDPNDFEMGLRHNLPMPTIMDKTGKIADTGTQFDGMDRFEARVKVREALAEQGRVVAEKRPYVHSVGHSERSGETIEPRLSMQWWVKVDALAKAAGDAVRDGDTVIHPASQEPRWFAWVDNMHDWCISRQLWWGHRIPIWYGPNGEVQCFGPDETAPEGWEQDPDVLDTWFSSGLWPFSTMGWPEKTPEIEKFYPTSVLVTGYDILFFWVARMMMFGTYVAGDDAVSGAKVPFKDLFLHGLVRDQYGKKMSKSRGNGIDPLDWVDRFGADALRFTLARGANPGSDLAVGEDHAQSSRNFANKLFNATKFALMNGAVVAELPAREALTDADRWILDRLEQVRGEVDEALDKFEFSKACEALYHFAWDEVCDWYLELAKPQLASNETAAASTRAVLGNVLDTLLRMLHPVIPFVTETLWKVLTGGESVVVADWPVATGVAVDPVAAQRVEDMQRLVTEVRRFRSDQGLKPSQKVAARLSGAAEADIESQLASVSSLAKLTEPTETFAATASVEVRLSKATVTVELDTSGAVDLGAEKKRLEKDLAAAEKELAGTTAKLGNEAFLAKAPDAVVDKIRARRQVAQEEITRMSARLKELGGA; encoded by the coding sequence GTGACCAGTGCGCCAGAGACTCCCCAGAACCCCGCAGACGCCCTCCCGAAGAGCTGGGATCCCAGCGCGGTAGAGGCCGACTTGTATCAGGGCTGGGTGGACGCCGGTTACTTCACCGCCGACGCGACGAGCGACAAGCCCGGCTACTCGATCGTGCTGCCGCCGCCGAACGTGACCGGCTCGCTGCACATGGGGCATGCCCTCGACCACACGCTGATGGACGCACTGTCGCGGCGCAAGCGGATGCAGGGCTTCGAGGTGTTGTGGCTGCCTGGCATGGACCACGCCGGCATCGCGACCCAGACCATCGTCGAGAAGCAGCTCGCCGCCGACGGCAAGAAGAAGGAAGACTTCGGCCGCGAGGCCTTCATCGAGAAGGTGTGGGACTGGAAGCGCGAGTCCGGCGGCACCATCCAGGGCCAGATGCGGCGCATCGGCGACGGCGTCGACTGGAGCCGTGACCGCTTCACGATGGACGAGGGCCTCTCGCGGGCCGTCCAGACGATCTTCAAGCGCCTCTACGACGACGGCCTCATCTACCGCGCCGAGCGCCTGGTGAACTGGTCGCCGGTGCTGCAGACCGCGATCTCCGACATCGAGGTCAAGTTCGAGGAGGTGGAGGGCGAGCTCGTCTCGCTGCGCTACGGCTCCCTCGACGACGACGAGCCGCACGTGATCGTCGCGACCACCCGTGTCGAGACGATGCTCGGTGACACCGCGGTCGCCGTCCACCCCGAGGACGAGCGCTACAAGGACCTGATCGGCACCACACTCGAGCACCCGTTCACGGGCCGTCGGATCCCGATCATCGCGGACGACTACGTCGACCCCGAGTTCGGTACCGGCGCCGTGAAGATCACGCCCGCGCACGACCCCAACGACTTCGAGATGGGCCTGCGGCACAACCTGCCGATGCCCACCATCATGGACAAGACCGGCAAGATCGCCGACACCGGAACGCAGTTCGACGGCATGGACCGCTTCGAGGCCCGTGTCAAGGTGCGCGAGGCGCTCGCCGAGCAGGGCCGCGTCGTCGCCGAGAAGCGTCCGTACGTGCACAGCGTCGGCCACTCGGAGCGCTCCGGCGAGACCATCGAGCCGCGGCTGTCGATGCAGTGGTGGGTCAAGGTCGACGCTCTCGCGAAGGCCGCCGGTGACGCGGTCCGTGACGGCGACACCGTGATCCACCCGGCCAGCCAGGAGCCGCGCTGGTTCGCGTGGGTCGACAACATGCACGACTGGTGCATCTCGCGTCAGCTGTGGTGGGGTCACCGCATCCCGATCTGGTACGGCCCGAACGGTGAGGTGCAGTGCTTCGGTCCGGACGAGACCGCGCCCGAGGGCTGGGAGCAGGACCCCGACGTCCTCGACACGTGGTTCTCGTCGGGTCTGTGGCCGTTCTCCACGATGGGCTGGCCCGAGAAGACCCCCGAGATCGAGAAGTTCTATCCCACCAGCGTTCTCGTCACCGGCTACGACATCCTGTTCTTCTGGGTGGCCCGGATGATGATGTTCGGCACGTACGTGGCCGGAGACGACGCCGTGAGCGGGGCCAAGGTGCCGTTCAAGGATCTGTTCCTGCACGGTCTGGTCCGCGACCAGTACGGCAAGAAGATGTCGAAGTCCCGCGGCAACGGCATCGACCCGCTCGACTGGGTGGACCGTTTCGGCGCCGACGCGCTGCGCTTCACCCTGGCTCGCGGCGCCAATCCGGGCAGCGACCTGGCGGTCGGTGAGGATCACGCGCAGTCCTCGCGCAACTTCGCGAACAAGCTGTTCAACGCCACCAAGTTCGCGCTCATGAACGGTGCCGTCGTCGCCGAGTTGCCGGCCCGCGAGGCCCTGACCGACGCCGACCGCTGGATCCTCGACCGGCTCGAGCAGGTCCGCGGCGAGGTCGACGAAGCCCTCGACAAGTTCGAGTTCTCCAAGGCCTGTGAGGCGCTGTACCACTTCGCGTGGGACGAGGTGTGCGACTGGTATCTCGAGCTCGCCAAGCCGCAGCTCGCCTCGAACGAGACGGCGGCAGCGTCCACCCGGGCCGTGCTGGGCAACGTTCTCGACACCTTGCTGCGGATGCTGCACCCGGTGATCCCGTTCGTCACCGAGACGCTGTGGAAGGTGCTCACCGGCGGCGAGTCCGTCGTCGTCGCGGACTGGCCGGTCGCGACCGGTGTCGCGGTGGATCCCGTTGCCGCGCAGCGCGTCGAGGACATGCAGCGCCTGGTCACCGAGGTGCGCCGCTTCCGCAGCGACCAGGGTCTCAAGCCGTCGCAGAAGGTGGCCGCGCGCCTGTCCGGTGCCGCCGAGGCCGACATCGAGTCGCAGCTGGCGTCGGTGTCGTCGCTCGCGAAGCTCACCGAGCCGACCGAGACGTTCGCGGCGACCGCGTCCGTCGAGGTGCGGCTGAGCAAGGCCACCGTCACCGTCGAGCTGGACACGTCCGGGGCCGTCGACCTGGGCGCGGAGAAGAAGCGTCTCGAGAAGGACCTCGCGGCCGCGGAGAAGGAACTGGCCGGCACCACCGCGAAGCTCGGCAACGAGGCGTTCCTCGCGAAGGCCCCCGACGCGGTCGTCGACAAGATCCGCGCCCGCCGGCAGGTGGCGCAGGAGGAGATCACCCGGATGAGTGCACGTCTGAAGGAGCTGGGCGGAGCGTGA
- a CDS encoding alpha/beta fold hydrolase, whose translation MTPDTSSPAVPSTPFRDLDDYVALPRTSGLVLSPDGTRLVVTRAVLDEAATKYVSALWEIDPSGERPARRLTWGATGESGPVFTDAGDLLFLASRPGPDDGDDTPAALWRLPADGGEAHRIAARGGGFTGVRAARCSPRTVLRGAVFGATAADDERIRGDRKDKKITAVLHRGYPIRHWDHDLGADVPHLLVGRTDGSGSGDGIDVDDLTPDPGAALRDADYDLSADGTFVVSTWTVPGALGARRTTLVRIDTATGERTVLVDDATADAGHPMIAPDGSSVAFLREAHGDADNAPRITVHRYRFDTGKVDDLAPGWDRWPTSVTWLPDGTGVLLTADDHGRGPVFVLRDGIPEPLTTDAAAYTDLQVAPDAAAVYALRASYTSPPHPVRISLTGDDAGTVTPLRAPSENPPLPGRLTEVVAQGVDGTPLRGWLALPETASDEAPAPLLLWIHGGPLNSWNTWSWRWNPWLLVAQGYAVLLPDPALSTGYGQDFVQRGWGRWGKEPFTDLMAITDTAAALPEIDATRTAAMGGSFGGYMANWIAGHTDRFDAIVTHAGLWALDQFAPTTDAAWYWAREMTPEMAFENSPHLYVADIATPMLVIHGDKDYRVPIGEGLRLWYELLSESGLPADADGTTDHRFLYFPTENHWILSPQHTKIWYQVVESFLAEHVLGDTVPLPDALG comes from the coding sequence ATGACCCCCGACACCTCCTCGCCGGCCGTCCCCTCCACGCCTTTCCGCGACCTGGACGACTATGTGGCGCTGCCGCGCACGTCCGGGCTCGTGCTGTCCCCGGACGGCACCCGACTCGTCGTGACCCGGGCGGTGCTCGACGAGGCCGCCACGAAATATGTATCCGCACTGTGGGAGATCGATCCGTCCGGGGAACGCCCGGCACGCCGGCTCACCTGGGGCGCCACCGGGGAATCGGGACCCGTCTTCACCGACGCCGGGGACCTGTTGTTCCTCGCGTCCCGCCCCGGCCCCGACGACGGCGACGACACCCCGGCCGCGCTGTGGCGGCTGCCCGCCGACGGTGGTGAGGCCCACCGCATCGCGGCCCGCGGCGGCGGATTCACCGGTGTCCGCGCCGCCCGCTGCTCCCCGCGAACGGTGCTGCGTGGTGCCGTGTTCGGGGCCACCGCCGCCGACGACGAACGGATCCGCGGCGACCGCAAGGACAAGAAGATCACCGCGGTCCTGCACCGCGGCTACCCGATCCGGCACTGGGACCACGATCTCGGCGCCGACGTTCCACACCTCCTCGTCGGCCGCACCGACGGCAGCGGCAGTGGAGACGGCATCGACGTCGACGATCTGACGCCCGATCCGGGGGCAGCGCTGCGGGACGCCGACTACGACCTGTCCGCCGACGGCACGTTCGTGGTGAGCACGTGGACGGTGCCGGGTGCGCTCGGTGCCCGCCGCACGACACTGGTACGCATCGACACCGCGACGGGGGAGCGGACCGTCCTCGTCGACGACGCCACCGCGGACGCCGGGCACCCGATGATCGCCCCGGACGGCAGCAGCGTCGCCTTTCTGCGGGAAGCCCACGGCGACGCCGACAACGCGCCGCGAATCACGGTGCACCGCTACCGGTTCGACACCGGAAAGGTCGACGACCTCGCACCCGGGTGGGACCGCTGGCCCACATCGGTGACGTGGCTGCCCGACGGCACCGGAGTGCTCCTCACCGCCGACGACCACGGACGCGGCCCGGTCTTCGTGCTGCGCGACGGCATCCCGGAACCGCTCACCACCGACGCTGCGGCGTACACCGATCTGCAGGTCGCCCCCGACGCCGCGGCGGTGTACGCGTTGCGGGCCTCGTACACGTCGCCCCCGCACCCCGTCCGGATCTCGCTCACCGGCGACGACGCCGGCACCGTCACTCCGTTGCGCGCCCCGTCGGAGAACCCGCCGCTGCCCGGACGACTCACCGAGGTCGTCGCGCAGGGCGTCGACGGCACCCCGCTGCGCGGATGGCTCGCACTGCCGGAGACCGCGTCGGACGAGGCCCCGGCGCCGCTGCTGCTGTGGATCCACGGCGGCCCCCTGAACTCGTGGAACACGTGGTCGTGGCGGTGGAACCCGTGGCTGCTCGTCGCCCAGGGCTATGCGGTGCTGCTGCCCGATCCGGCCCTGTCCACCGGGTACGGACAGGACTTCGTGCAGCGCGGCTGGGGCCGCTGGGGCAAGGAACCGTTCACCGATCTCATGGCGATCACCGACACCGCCGCCGCGTTACCGGAGATCGACGCCACCCGCACCGCCGCGATGGGCGGCTCGTTCGGCGGCTACATGGCCAACTGGATCGCCGGACACACCGACCGGTTCGACGCGATCGTCACCCACGCCGGCCTGTGGGCCCTCGACCAGTTCGCGCCCACCACCGACGCCGCCTGGTACTGGGCCCGCGAAATGACACCGGAGATGGCGTTCGAGAACTCGCCGCACCTGTACGTCGCCGACATCGCCACGCCCATGCTCGTGATCCACGGCGACAAGGACTACCGCGTCCCGATCGGGGAGGGCCTGCGGCTCTGGTACGAACTGTTGTCCGAATCGGGCCTGCCCGCCGACGCCGACGGCACCACCGACCATCGCTTCCTGTACTTCCCCACCGAGAACCACTGGATCCTGAGCCCCCAGCACACCAAGATCTGGTATCAGGTGGTCGAATCGTTCCTCGCCGAACACGTCCTCGGTGACACCGTGCCCCTGCCCGACGCTCTCGGCTGA